In Sphingomonas sp. KC8, the sequence CCTCGAGTTCGCTCAGCCAGGCGGTGGCCTCGGCTTCGGACCCGGCAAAGGTGTCGAACCGGGCCAGGAAATCGCGCAACCCAAGCTCCTTCATCAAGGCGACATTGCGACCGCCGACGACGACATGTTCGGTCGGATCGTAGCGGCTCTGGAATTCGAGGATGCGCCCGCGAAATTCCTCCGGCACCCGCGCCATTGCCTCCGGCGTCCGAAATGCCATGGCATTGACCGCAATGAACGCCTCGAGATCGGCAAGTGCCTCTTCCCGCTTCGACCGGACCGAGACGTAGGAGACCGCCCAGATGTCTACGGCATCGGGATCCCGTCCGGCAGCGATCGCTGCTGTTCGTACCGCATCGATGCGCACCGCCAGGCCGTCCATGTCCGATTGTCCCGCGAAGAGAATCACGCCGTCGGCCTGCTCCCCGGCAAGCTGCAAGGCCTTGGGTCCGAACGCCGAATAATAGATCGGCACGGGCCGCGGAAAACGCAGCGGCTTGACGGGCCGATCATCCCAATTTGTGCTCGTCCCGTTCAGGAGTGCCCGAAGTGCCGCGAACTCCTGGCGAATCTCGTCCTGATTGGCCGGCGCCCGTCCGATCGCCATGACCGTGCTTCCGCCGGTCGCCAATCCCAACGCGACGCGACCGCCTGTCAGTTCATCGAGTGTCGCGAGCGCATTGGCACTCGCGATCGGATGCCGCAGGAAAGGCGATGTCACGAGCGGCGCGAGCTGCGCCTCGGGCGCGTCCATGCTGGCGAGCGTCAGCGAGACATAAAGATCGTGCCAGCCGGC encodes:
- a CDS encoding LLM class flavin-dependent oxidoreductase — protein: MRQRSSGAMKLGICSLWGTDLSAFRTEIRLASNLGYELVTVGDSPAGWHDLYVSLTLASMDAPEAQLAPLVTSPFLRHPIASANALATLDELTGGRVALGLATGGSTVMAIGRAPANQDEIRQEFAALRALLNGTSTNWDDRPVKPLRFPRPVPIYYSAFGPKALQLAGEQADGVILFAGQSDMDGLAVRIDAVRTAAIAAGRDPDAVDIWAVSYVSVRSKREEALADLEAFIAVNAMAFRTPEAMARVPEEFRGRILEFQSRYDPTEHVVVGGRNVALMKELGLRDFLARFDTFAGSEAEATAWLSELEALGVSTLIAALPGHADPLSAIKGLAAARNAL